ATTGAACAGTACGCGCTGCGTTACGCTTCCAAAGAAGCGGGCGTCACGAATGTTCATTTCATCAACAAAGGCCTGGTCACGATCTTGGGCGCGGGCATTGATCCTGACGATCAACGCGCCACCTTGGTGGTGGATGTGGGCGCGGGCACGACAACGATTGCCGCGATGGTGCACAACCATCTGATTTTTACGCGTACCTTGCGGCTGGGCGGCAACGATATGGATAAAGCTTTGGTCGAGATGGTCAAGGCCAATCACAACCTGCACGTCGGGCCGCGCACCGCCGAGCGCGTCAAGATCGAATTGGGCTGCGCCGTGCCGCTCGATCAAGAGCAGACCACGATGGTCAAAGGCCGCAGCGCCGTCAACGGCCATCCCGAAATGGCCTTCGTCAACAGCATCGAAATTCACGAAGCCATCGAACCCGTCGTCGCGCGCATCAGCCGCGCCGTGCAGGACGCGCTGGAATCGCTGCCGCCCGAAGCTTCCGGCGATATTTATGATCGCGGCATCATCCTGGCGGGCGGCGCTTCGCTGCTGACGGGTTTTGACGAACGGATGATGAAAGACACGGAACTGGCTGTCTCGCTCACCGAAAGCCCGGCACGCGCGGTGATTCGGGGGCTGGGAATGTTATATGAAAATCCGCTCGCGTTACGGCAGGCGATTTTGAAAGGGGACTAGCGGCAAAAAGGGCCGCCAGCATCTCAAAGACGCTGGCGGCCCTTTTGTGTTGTGCGTGGCATGCCTATAATGCCCCGCGAGCCGAGATTCAAATTGACGAGGTGCGATCTTCAGACGAATTACTTACGCTGACCGTATTCAATTCGCTACGTCGCCAGTCAGGCCGGGTTTGGCAGTCCGCCCGCGCGTGACCCAGCCTTTTGCGCGCCCATCAGCACTGCACAAACAATCCAAACCGCATTCAATTCAAGCAACCGTAAACTGCTCACCCAACCTGATGACGGAAAACGTGGCTGGCAAGGCCAACGCCAACGCGCGTGCTCCTTTCGCTGGTTGTGTGGGGATGTCTTTTTCGTTTTGCGCCAGCGACCACGATGCTGTGCGCGCCAACAAACTGAAAGGGAAGCGCCGATGAATGGAAGGGTACTGGTTTTGAATTCGACCTACGAGCCAATCAACGTCTGCACGACGCGCCGCGCCATCGTCATGATCTTGAAAGGCATCGCCCGCACCGAAGAGAAGCATGCGCAGCATTACCGTTCGTCACACACGCACATCCACGTGCCCTCGGTCATCCGCTTGACGCAATACGTGCACATCCCCTATGAACGCAAGAGCCTCTCGCGCAAAAACATCCTGCTGCGCGACCATTACATCTGCCAATACTGTGCCCGCGTCCTGCCCACCGCCGAGTTGACGCTTGACCACGTGATCCCGAAATCGCGCGGCGGCGGTTCGGGCTGGGACAATCTGGTGACCTGCTGCAAACGCTGCAACAATCGCAAGGGCAATCTGCTGCCCGAAGAAGCCGGCATGCGCCTGCTCAAACGCCCGCAATCCTTCAGCCACAACGTCAATCGCCAGATCATGCGTTACCTGGGCCGCAGCGACGAAGCCTGGCGCAAGTATTTGTTTTATGAATCTTAGCTGCTTGGCTCCTGGGTACGCACCGCTTCCAGCGTGCAGCCTGGGAAGTTGCGCTGGTCAGCCGATAGCTCTGACTTGACGCCTGCACGCTGGAAGCGGTGCGTACCCAGGTGTGGTTTGTAACGTTTCGACCTGCCTTTCCACTTGCACATGCGGTTCGTTTGCCTGCACCACATTCCCCCCAAAGTTCAAATTGTTCGCGGAGGATTCATGCTCAAATACAGCCGAGGTGTTGTTGGACTACTCTGTCTTGCCAGTTGTGTCGGTTGGGCGGCGTTCAATACCGGCACGGCCCAAGCACAACGAGAACCGGAAGAAACAACCCCCAAACAGCAATGGACACCGGAAAAATTAGCCGCCGAAAAATGGCTGCTGCACGAATGGCACGAGCAGCAACTAGCCGCGCTGCCCGATGACGAACGCCAACGCCTGGCCGCCGACATCATCTTGCAGGATGTCAGCGACATCTCGGTGATCCAAAACAGCAATCTGATCGCCCGGCAGCCCAACAACTTCGATCTCAACGGGCGCACGTTGAATTTTGCGCCCGCTGGCCGAGGCTACGTCATCAGCAACGTGGGGCTGGCCTTTGATAACAACCTGGGCAGCAAACTTGATCTCGTCGCCGCGCCCGCCGTCAATCCCAAGCCCGGCGCGCAACCAGGAGATGATGCTTACGTGGGGCAAGACCTGGGGTTTAGCTTTCCGCTCTTTGGCGACGGTTACACCATCGTCGCCATCGCCAGCAATGGCAGCCTGACGTTTCGCAATGCGGGTGCCGTCACCGAGGGGTTTAACCTGGCCTCCGTCGCCAGCGAAACGTTGATTGATTTGCGCACCGGGCCGCCGCGTTTGGCGCCGTATTGGCACGATCTCGATGGCCGCCCAGCCAGCACGCCCGGCACCAACGGCGTTTATTTTCGCCGCGAAACCGACCGCGCCGTCATCACCTGGAACAACATCCGCGACTTTCCGAACGACCCGCAGCGCGATAAAGGCGTGCAGCGCTTTCAAGTCATCATTTTTCGTGATGGGCGCATCAGCTTCAATTACGACACCGTGCAACTCACCTCGAAGGCCCTGGTCGGACTCACGCCCGGCGCGGCGTTCAATTCGCCGGTATCCGTGAATTTCAGCAGCATCCCGGCCAGCGTTTTCAGCAGCGCCATCGCCGAGTTTTTCACGCTAGATCCGGGCATTGACGAATTGGCGGTGGCCAAGACCTTTTTGCAAAACCATGCGAATCGCGACGCCTACGATTTTATCTACGTGATGACCGATTTTTACTACGACCTGAGTGGTGCGCAGGCGGCCTATCTGCCCGTGCGGAACGAGGTCAGCGGCATCGGGTTGAACACCTTCGACAACGACCCGAATGGCGCGCTGGGAGCGCGGCGCATTCAGGGCATCATCAGCTTGAGCAACATCAGCGCGCTCTATCCCGATTCGCCGGTGGCGCGCTTTCTGGGGGCTTACAACGTGTGCGGCGTGCTGGCGCAACAGACGGGCCAGCGCTGGTTGGCGGCGGCGCGCACCACGGGCAGCGATGCCAAAGTGTTGCTCGGACGCGACGAAGCCAATTGGAGCACCTTCTTTAACACCGAGTCTGGCATGAGCAGTCCCGCCGCGCGTCGTTCTTCGGTGATGGAGGGGAATTACTGGGAAGAGATTAGCGGCGGGCGTTATATGTCCAACAGCCTAGCCGATGGTTATTCGCAACTGGATCAATATCTGATGGGATTGCGTCCTGCCAATCAGGTGGGCGATTCGTTCGTGCTGACGAATCTGACCAGCAATGGCGGCGTTGATCGCGCCTTCGGCGTGCGCGCCGGAATCGTGGTGACAGGCACGCGCCAACCTGTGACCGTCAACGACATCGTGGCCGCGAATGGCGGACGTTCGCCTGATGTCAACGCTGCGCGCAAGAACTTTCGCGCAGCCTTTGTGCTCGTCACGCGCAGCGCCCAGGCGTCAACCGAGACGATCACCAAGATCAATAGATTGCGGCTGGCATTTGAGAGTTACTTCGCCCAGGCGACCAACTATCTGGGCAGTATTAACACCGGCATTGCGGAACAGCCGACCTCACGCGTTATCGCGGCAGCCTCGGCGGCTAGTTTCAAAACTGTCGTCGCGCCGGGCGAGATTGTCGCGCTCTTTGGTGCCGATCTCGCAGGCGGACGTTTTTCCGCCCAGACCCAACCATTGCCGACGACGCTGACGGGCGTGCAATTGCTGGTGGATGGCATACCCGCGCCGCTCTTTTTCGTGTCGCCGGGTCAGATCAATTTTCAAGTGCCGCGCACGGTGGCGGCGACGACGCTTTCGCCCGGCTTCAATTCCGCGACCGCGCTGCTCGAAGTCCTGCGCGACAACCAACTCATCCGCCTCGGCACCGTGCAAGTAGCGCCCGTCACGCCCGGCCTTTTCACAGTCAAAGCCAACGGCGCGGGTGAGGTGTCCGCCGTGGATGCCTTGCGCGGCACGGCGGGGCCTTTTGAGGCTAAACAAGCCAACGGCCAGCCCAACGTCCTGGCGGTGTTCGGCACAGGATTGGGGCTGGATGGAACCGATGTGAGCGGCGACCAGGCGGGCAGTGTGCGCGTGAGCTTTGATGGTGTGGCCGGGAATGTTTTGTATGCGGGCCGCGCGCCGGGCTTTGTCGGGCTGAATCAATTCAACGTCCAGTTCCCGGCGAACATCGCTTCAGGGGCGCGCACAATGGTCATTACGCGCAATGGCCTTCCGAGTCAGGCTGTGACGGTGACGATTCGTTAAGGCGCGCAGGCCAAGCAGAGATTACGGAACAGACGGAAATAACGGAACAAACAGAGAAACCAACTGAGGTTATCGCGCCGTCTGTTCCGTTATTTCCGTCTGTTCCGTAATCTCCTTTTTCTTCACCCGACATCGTCTGCCGGCAACTTATCCTGAAACTGATCTTCGTCCTTCAGTTCCTTCTTCAACCGCTGCAACTCGCGTTTCAACTCTTCGACGATCTTCGTGTAGGCTGGATCGCTGTAGAGGTTGTGCATCTCGCCTGGGTCTTTTTGCAGGTCATACAGTTCCCACTGATTCAGCTTGTTGAAGAAAATCAGCTTGTAGCGCTGCGTGCGCACGCCGTAATGCGCCGCGACGTTGTGATGCAGCGGATGGTAGTAGCGGTAATACATCGAAGTCCGCCAGTCCCGTGGCATGCGGCCCGT
This Acidobacteriota bacterium DNA region includes the following protein-coding sequences:
- a CDS encoding rod shape-determining protein — translated: MARKRFDNPEYMKLPSLLNLVTDDLAIDLGTSRTRVFARGRGIVVNEPSLMAYDMPSREVVAVGLEALELEGRASEDIQIISPLQDGVVADSTFAGKLLSNYLKKARDGRSSISRRVLISVASDASDIEQYALRYASKEAGVTNVHFINKGLVTILGAGIDPDDQRATLVVDVGAGTTTIAAMVHNHLIFTRTLRLGGNDMDKALVEMVKANHNLHVGPRTAERVKIELGCAVPLDQEQTTMVKGRSAVNGHPEMAFVNSIEIHEAIEPVVARISRAVQDALESLPPEASGDIYDRGIILAGGASLLTGFDERMMKDTELAVSLTESPARAVIRGLGMLYENPLALRQAILKGD
- a CDS encoding HNH endonuclease, whose product is MNGRVLVLNSTYEPINVCTTRRAIVMILKGIARTEEKHAQHYRSSHTHIHVPSVIRLTQYVHIPYERKSLSRKNILLRDHYICQYCARVLPTAELTLDHVIPKSRGGGSGWDNLVTCCKRCNNRKGNLLPEEAGMRLLKRPQSFSHNVNRQIMRYLGRSDEAWRKYLFYES